A stretch of uncultured Campylobacter sp. DNA encodes these proteins:
- a CDS encoding DUF3137 domain-containing protein, with the protein MSPALQDVVSQTLTEQKACAKAFNRYYYLSIAAFFAVLFVLVFLNGVKADTPLIIIAEFSSVLILFQIFWIFLMHCAGQESEAEIRYYKFYKEIFVRAVINDIDAGLKYDPYTGMQEEEFQKFRIYRKSRIKSEDRITGVYCGIKFSLSEVHSNGRFYMKTDNPLIAAIMLIKIFYDNYMDFDGNVLICELAKKTSGKTIVVSRELNAKIFGEKEMMDDVDFMRDFRVFADDKVEARYLLTPAFMERLREINRETSGEFSLSTVFMDKRLYLFLNGAPDLFETTLFGRPASIELAREYQTQIRKILSLIETLGPQISRTHYS; encoded by the coding sequence ATGTCGCCTGCTCTGCAAGATGTCGTTTCGCAGACTTTAACCGAACAAAAAGCGTGCGCTAAAGCTTTTAATAGATATTACTACCTCAGCATAGCCGCCTTTTTTGCGGTCCTGTTCGTATTAGTGTTTCTAAACGGCGTTAAAGCAGACACTCCTCTGATAATAATTGCCGAATTTTCGAGCGTCTTGATCCTTTTTCAGATCTTTTGGATATTTCTTATGCATTGCGCCGGTCAAGAAAGCGAAGCGGAAATTCGCTACTACAAATTTTATAAAGAGATATTCGTCCGCGCCGTAATAAACGATATAGATGCCGGTTTAAAATACGATCCATATACCGGCATGCAAGAGGAGGAATTTCAAAAATTTAGAATTTATAGGAAATCTAGGATCAAAAGCGAGGATCGGATTACGGGCGTGTACTGCGGGATTAAATTTAGCCTAAGCGAGGTACATAGTAATGGTAGGTTTTACATGAAAACGGATAATCCGCTCATAGCGGCGATTATGTTGATCAAAATATTCTACGATAACTATATGGACTTTGACGGCAACGTACTGATCTGCGAGCTCGCGAAAAAAACCTCGGGCAAAACGATAGTGGTAAGCAGGGAGCTAAACGCCAAGATCTTCGGCGAAAAAGAGATGATGGACGATGTGGATTTTATGCGCGATTTTCGCGTATTTGCGGATGACAAAGTAGAAGCGCGCTATCTGCTAACGCCCGCGTTTATGGAGCGTCTGCGCGAAATAAATCGCGAAACGAGCGGCGAGTTCAGCTTGAGCACGGTATTTATGGATAAGCGCTTATATCTATTTTTAAACGGTGCGCCCGATCTTTTTGAAACTACGCTTTTTGGTAGGCCCGCTAGCATAGAGCTCGCGCGCGAATACCAAACGCAGATCCGCAAAATTTTAAGCCTAATCGAGACACTGGGGCCACAAATTAGCAGGACGCATTACAGCTGA